The nucleotide sequence TTGAAATCGTCAACAAGCTGGGGCTGCACGCGCGGCCGTCAGCACGCCTCACCCAACTGGCATCGAGCTTCAAGAGCAACGTCTTCCTGTCGCGCAACGGCCGCCGCGTCAACGCCAAGAGCATCATGGGCGTGATGATGCTCGCCGCGGCCAAGGGCAGCACGATCACCGTCGAGGCCGAAGGCGACGACGAGCAGGACGCGGTCGACGCGCTGGCGAAACTGATTTCGGACGGATTCGGGGAAGAGCGATGAGCTTCTCCATGCACGGCATCGGCGTCTCGGGCGGCATCGCGATCGGCTATGCCCATCTCGCATCGAGCGCGCGCGTCGAAGTGCCGCAGTACATGCTCGACCACAAGTACATCAAGGACGAGCTGGCACGCTTCGACGAGGCGATCCTCGCCACCCGCGCAGAACTCGAAACGCTCCGCAGCCACATCCCGGCGAACGCCCCGGCCGAGTTGTCGGCGTTTCTCGACATGCACCTGATGTTCCTCGGCGACTCGATGATTGCCGAGCAGCCCAAGCGGCTGATCCGTGAAACGCAATGCAACGCCGAGTGGGCGCTTGCGCAGCAGATGGAAGCGCTGGTCGCGCGCTTCGACGAGATCGACGACCCCTACCTCAGGAGCCGGCAGGAAGACGTCGTGCAGGTGGTGCAGCGCGTGCTGAAGGCGCTGATGGGCCATCCGAGCCATTTGCCGCTCGACGTCGACTTCGACAGCGAGCGCATCCTGGTCGCGCACGAATTGTCGCCGGCCGACATGGTGATCTTCAAGAACGTGCACTTCGCGGCCTTCGTCACCGACCTCGGCGGCACCACCTCGCATACCGCGATTCTCGCCCGCAGCATGGGCATGCCGTCGGTGATGGCGCTGCACAATGCGCGCGGGCTGATCCGCGACCACGATCTCCTGATCGTCGACGGTCGCGAGGGCGTCGTCATCGTCAATCCCGACGAGTCGGTGCTCGCCGAATACCGCTTGCGCCAGAACCAGTGGCGCATCGACACCGACAAGCTCAAGCGGCTGAAGACCAGCAAGTCGGCGACGCTCGACGGTACGCCGGTCGAGCTGATGGCGAACATCGAGCTGCTTTCCGACATCGATGCGGTCAAGGCCGCGGGCGCGCATGGGATCGGCCTGTTCCGCAGCGAATTCCTGTTCCTCAACCGCAGCGACCTGCCGACCGAGGAGGAGCAATACGAGTCCTACAAGGCCGTCGCCGAAGCGCTCGACGGCAAGCCGGTGACGATACGCACGCTCGACCTGGGCGCGGACAAGCAGGCGCCGTGGGGGCACACGGTCGCCGACAACCCTGCGCTCGGCCTGCGCGCGATCCGTCTGTGCCTCGCCGAGCCGGGGCTCTTCCACACCCAGTTGCGCGCGATCCTGCGGGCCTCGGCACACGGCCGTGTCCGCATGCTGATTCCGATGCTGGCGAACTTCGTCGAGTTGCGGCAGACGCTGCAGCGCATCGACGAGGCCAAGGACTCGCTACGCCGCGACGGACTGGCCTTCGACGAAGGCATCCCGGTCGGCGGCATGGTCGAGGTCCCGGCGGCGGCGCTCGCCGCGTCGTTCTTCGCCGACCAGCTCGATTTCCTGTCGATCGGCACCAACGACCTGATCCAGTACACGCTCGCGATCGACCGCGCCGACGACAGCGTCGCCCATCTCTACGACCCCTTGCACCCCGCCGTGCTGGGCCTGATCCAGCAGACGATCCGCGCCGGCGCCAAGGCGGGCAAGCCGGTCGCGGTGTGCGGGGAGATGGCGGGCGATCCCTTGCTGACGCGGCTGCTGCTGGGTCTCGGCCTGCGCACGTTCTCGATGCATCCGGCGAGCCTGCTGCAGGTCAAGCAGCAGATCTTGCGCTCGCACCTCGCCGAGCTCCCGGCGCTGACCCAGCGGCTGCTGAAGAACACCGATCCCGACCGCACGCTGACGCTGCTCGGCCGCCTCAACGGCTGAGCCGCGGGCCGCTAGGCCGCGAGGTCGCCGGCGATGCGCACGAGCTCGGCCTTGTCCTGACGCAGCTGATTGATCTCGTCCTTGATCTGCGCCATGCGGCCGTGCAGCGTGCCCATGTTCTCGAGGATGCGCTGCAGGTTCGCGAGGCGCGCGTCGAGAAAGTGCTTGTGCTCGCGGATACGCGTCATCAACGGGTCGAGTGCGATGCGTAGCCAGCGCTCGGCCTCGGTGCGGGCGAGCTTGAAAGCCTGGCGCACCTCTTCGGCAAGGCCGGCATAGAAGCGCCGGATCATGAAGCGCTTTTCCAGCAGCAAGTTCGCGGGATCGGTGCAAAAGACCTCGGTTTCGCGTATCAGCACGTCGAGCCGGTTGCGGTAGGCGGACAGATCGAGACGCGGCACCTGCATTTTCGGCAGGCGATGATGGCGATGGAAGCGGGCGTAGGCCTTTTCCAGCGCAGCGAGCATGTTGTCGGAGAGTTGCGTCGCCTGCTGCAGGCGCTTGCCCATGCCGTCGCTCAGCTCGCGGATCCCGTTGGTGAGCCCGCGCGTCGTCCAGCTGTCCTCGAGTGCGGCGCGCCCTGCCTTCAGAATACCGTCGAGCGTCTCGTCGGACAGTTGCGCGAGCAGTTGCTCGCCCTGGCTCTGCACCATCCTGCGGGTCGTGCGGAACTGCTCAGCCGTCGCGTCGTACGCGTCCTTTTCCTTCTGCAGCGTCGCCCGCGTCTGCTCGATCAGCTCGCGATTCTTGCCCGACAGCTGGGTCAGCAGGATGAGCTCGTCGCTGTACTGCTTGAGGCGCGCCGCGAGGTCGACCCGGCTCTCGTCGAGCAGCGCGTTCACCTCGCGGTTGACCGCATTGAAGAGCATGTCGCGCCGCGCCGGGATGACCTGGTGCGCGAGCAGATATTCGAGCGACTCGATGCCCGAGCGGGCGCGCACCGCGGCGTCGCCGCGGATCGTCGCGCTCAGTGCCTTCTGTGCCGAGACGGCAAACACGCGGCTGCGCGGCAGCTTCAGCACACGCGCCGTCTCCTCGGCCTGGCGTTCGATCGTCGCCTGCACCTCGGCGTCGCTCTTGAGCTCGTCCCACAGCATGTCGATCTTGTTGAGGACCGCGACGTGGTAGTTGGCGTGGCGGTGCACGTATTTCTGCCAGATCTCGAGGTCGGACCGCGTGACGCCGGAATCGGTCGCGAGCAGGTAGATCACGGCGTGGGCGTTCGGAATGACCGAGAGCGTCAGTTCGGGCTCGGCGCCGAGCGCATTCAGGCCCGGCGTATCGAGCACCGTCAGGCCCGCCTGCAGCAGCGGATGCGGGAAATTGACCAGCGCGTAGCGCCAGGCCGGCACCTCGACCGTGCCGTCGGCCCGCAGCTGATGGCGCTCGCTCGCATCCTCGCTGTCCCACAGCCCGAGTTCGACCGCATCGGCCGCCGGAATCGTCTTGGTTTCGGTCAGCTTCCGGAGGCTCTCCTGCAACTGCCGGGGATCGTTCGGATCGAGCAGCACGCGCGACCATTCGATCGGCTGGTGCTTGAGCCGGGCGAGCGATTCGCTGCGCCGCCGGGTCTCGATCGGCAGCAGCGACAGACTCGGCGGCTCGTCCTCGCTCGCGAAGAGTTCGGTCGGGCACATCGTCGTGCGCCCCGCGTCCGAGGGCAGCAGGCGCTGGCCGTGATCGGCGAAAAACAGCGCGTTGATGAGCTCGGTCTTGCCGCGCGAGAACTCGGCGACGAAGGCGACGACGAGCTTGTCGCGGCGCAGCGCACTGGCCGTGTCCGCGAGCCGCAGCGTGCGCTCGGCGTCGATACCATGCTGACGGTCGAGCCAGTCGGCGTAGTCCGTGATCGCCGAGGCGAGCCGCATGCGCCGCGCGCTGTAGCCGGCGACCTCCTGTTCGAGATGGATGCTCATGGTCTGCTGTTGTTTTCGCTCATCGTCCCCGGGGCCTCCCACCCCCACCCCGCCGCTCGGTCTTCGCCGCGACGGCCCCGCGCCCGCGTCGAGCGCGGCCCGAGCCGGCGGCACTGGCGCGCGGCAGCGCGCATCCGCACTTATCGACGGGGAATCCGGCAATCTTTAGGGACGCGCCGGCGACGCCGACCAGCGGCGGCGCCGCCGTCAGAGCGCGCCAAGCAGCGCGCGCTCGAGCGCCATGATCGGCAGCATCAGGATCAACTGGGCGATGATGAAAAGCACGAGCGGCGTCAGGTCGACGTTGGCGACCATCGGCACGACCCGGCGCAGCGGCGCGAGAAACGGCTCGGTGAGTCCGTAGACCACGGGCATGAGCGGTGAATGGGTGTTGATCCACGACAGCAGCGCGCGCACCAGGGTCAGCCCAATCACGAGGTAGACGGTGAGACTCAGCAGCCGCACCGCCGCGAGGCCGAGCATGACGGGCCAGACACCACCCCCTGCCAGCGCGAACGGGAAGTCGTCGAGCCAGTAGCTCACGAGCACGACGACGAATTCGGCGAGGAACGCGGCGACCAGGCACGCCCAGTCGAGCCCCCCGAACCCGGGAACGACACGACGCAGCGGTTTCACGGCGAAGTCGGTGACCGCGACGATGAACTGTGCGAAAGAATTGCGGAAGGGCACGCGAAAGAGCTGCATCATGAAACGCAGCAGCACCGCGATCGCGAACAGGTTGCCGAGGGTCTGGACCAGGAAGGTCAGGGCGCCGGCGATCATGCGAGGCGTCCCAATTCGTCGCCGAGTTCGGCGCCGCGCCGGCTGGCGGCGTCGACCGCCTGGCCGACCGCCTGCTTGACCCCGGCCGCGTCGAGCGCGGCAAGCCCGCGTTCGGTCGTGCCCCCCTTGGACGTGACGCGCTGGCGCAGCAGCGCCGGCTCCTCGCCCGATTCGAGCGCGAGCTTGGTCGCACCGAAGAAGGTCTGCAGCGCGAGCTGACGCGCGACCCCCGGTGCGAGACCCTGGGCCTCGGCCGCGGCTTCGAGCGATTCGATGAAATAGAAGACGTAGGCAGGGCCGCTGCCCGACACGGCCGTGACCGCGTCGAGCTGCGGTTCGTCGTCGACCCAAACGACGCCGCCGACTGCGCGGAGCACGCTCTCGGCCTGCGAACGCGACTCCTGGCTGACGGCGTCGGGGGCGAACAGGCCCGTGATCCCGGCCTGCACCAGCGCCGGGGTATTGGGCATCGCGCGCACGATGCGCGCATGACCGCCGAGCCAGCGCGCGAGATCGGCGACGCGCACGCCGGCCGCGATCGAGACGACGAGCTGGCCGCTCAGCCGCTGCGCGAGCGCGGCCGCGACTTCGGGCAAGGTCTGCGGCTTGACCGCGAGCACGACGAGCGCGTGCAGGCGGGCCTGCGAAAGATCGGTATGGGTGACGACGCCGAAGCGCGTCGCGAGCTTGTCGCGCGCGTCCGCGTTGATTTCGACGACCTCGATATCGGTCGGCGCGGTGCCGCTCGCGACGAGGCCGCCGATGATCGCGGCGGCCACGTTGCCGCCGCCGATGAAGCTGACTTTATGCATGTTTCACCTCGGGTATTTCCTTTCGCCAAACAGGGCGGTGCCGACGCGAACGATCGTCGCGCCCTCCAGAATCGCCGCCTCGAGATCCGCCGACATACCCATCGACATGGTGTCGAGCGCATGGCGTTCGCGCAGTCCGTCGAACAATTCGCGCAGTCGCCGGAACGCGGCCCGCTGCGCATCAAAATCGTGGGTCGGCGCGGGAATCGTCATCATCCCGCGCAGGCGCAGACCCGGAAGCCTCGCCACGGCCTCGACCAGCTCGGGCAGCGCGTCGGGGCTCGCACCGCCTTTGCTCGCCTCGCCGCTGACGTTGACCTCGATGCAGACGTTGAGCGGCGGCAGCCCAAGCGGCCGCTGCGCCGACAGCCGCTGGGCGATCTTCAGCCGGTCGACGCTGTGCACCCAGCCGAAATTCTCGGCGATCGGTCGCGTCTTGTTGCTCTGGATCGGACCGATGAAATGCCAGTCGAGGGCGAGATCGGCCAGCGCCGCCTGCTTGACGAGCGCCTCCTGCAGGTAGTTTTCGCCGAAGGCGCGCTGTCCTGCCCCGGCCAGCGCGCGCACCGCGGCCGCGCCGAAGGCCTTACTCACCGCGAGCAGTTCGACGCTCGCCGGATCGCGACCGGCACGCGCCGCAGCGGCGGCGATCCGGCCGCGCACGCCCTGCAGACGCGCCGTCGCCGAGTCGGCTCCCGGCCCCGCTGCAGGCTCAAGTTCGGACGGAAACGGGCCGTTATTCATGGCGTTTATTATCGGTCAAAACCCCACCCCCATACTGCACGAGGCACGCGTGGATATTTCTGAATTGCTCGCTTTCGCCGTCAAAAACAAGGCTTCCGACCTGCACCTTTCCTCGGGTCTGCCGCCGATGATCCGCGTGAACGGCGACATCCGCCGCATCAACCTGCCGCCGATGGAGCACAAGGACGTGCACCGCATGGTGTACGACATCATGAACGACAGCCAGCGCAAGGTGTACGAGGAGACGCTCGAAATCGACTTCTCGTTCGAGATACCCTCGCTCGCGCGCTTTCGCGTCAACGCGTTCAACCAACAATACGGCGCGGGCGCCGTGTTCCGCACGATTCCGTCGAAGGTGCTGACGCTCGAAGAACTGAACTGCCCGCCGATCTTCAAGGAAATCGCCGACCAGCCGCGCGGCATCGTGCTCGTCACCGGGCCGACGGGTTCGGGCAAGTCGACGACGCTCGCGGCGATGATGGACTACGTCAACGAGAACCAGTATTCGCACATCCTCACCGTCGAGGACCCGATCGAATTCGTCCACCAGAGCAAGAAATGCCTGATCAACCAGCGCGAGGTCGGGCCGCACACGCTCTCGTTCAACAACGCCTTGCGTTCCGCGCTGCGTGAAGACCCCGACGTCATCCTGGTCGGCGAATTGCGCGACCTCGAAACGATCCGCCTCGCGCTGACCGCTGCCGAGACGGGCCACCTCGTCTTCGGCACGCTCCACACCTCGTCGGCGGCCAAGACGATCGACCGCGTCGTCGACGTCTTCCCCGCTGCGGAAAAGGAAATGGTCCGCTCGATGCTCTCGGAATCGCTGCGCGCGGTGATTTCGCAGACGCTGCTGAAGACCAAGGACGGCACCGGCCGCGTCGCCGCGCACGAAATCATGGTCGGCACCCCGGCGATCCGCAACCTGATCCGCGAGAACAAGGTCGCACAGATGTATTCGGCGATCCAGACCGGCGGCAACCTCGGCATGCAGACCCTCGACCAGAACCTGCAGGATCTCGTGCGCCGCAACGTCATCGCGTCGAACGTGGCCCGCTCCGCGGCGCAGAACAAAGACGCCTTCATGCTCTGAGGACGAGACGAGACGACATGGCAATGAACGCAGAAAAAACCGTCCACGACCTGCTGCGCCTGATGCTGGCGAAGAACGCGTCCGACCTTTTCATCACCGCGGGATTCCCGCCCGCGATCAAGGTCGACGGCAAGATCACCCCGGTCTCGAACCAGAGCCTGACGCCCGCGCACACGAGCGAGCTCGCGCGCTCGATCATGAACGATCGCCAGTGGAAAGATTTCGAGGCGACCAACGAATCGAACTTCGCGATCAGCCCGCCCGAGATCGGGCGCTTCCGCGTCAACGTCTTCGTGCAACAGGGCCGCGTCGGCATCGTCATGCGGACGATCAATACCAAGATCCCGAAGATGGAAGACCTCAACCTGCCGCCGATCCTGCGCGACGTCGCGATGATCAAGCGCGGCCTCGTCGTCTTCGTCGGCGGCACCGGCACCGGTAAATCGACCTCGCTCGCCGCGATGGTCGGCTACCGCAACGAGAACGACGCCGGCCACATCATCACCGTCGAGGACCCGATCGAATACGTGCACGAGCACCGCAAATCGATCGTCAGCCAGCGCGAGGTCGGCATCGACACCGACAACTGGTTCTCCGCGCTCAAGAACACGCTGCGCCAGGCGCCCGACGTCATCCTGATCGGCGAAATCCGCGACCGGGAGACCATGGAATACGCGATCGCCTTCGCCGAAACCGGCCACCTGTGCCTGTCTACGCTGCACGCCAACAGCGCCAACCAGGCGCTCGACCGCATCATCAACTTCTTCCCCGAGGAGAAGCGCGATCAATTGCTGATGGACTTGTCGCTCAACCTCAAGTCCTTCATCTCGCAGCGCCTGATTCCGCGAAAAGGCAGCAACGGCCGCGTCGCCGCCGTCGAAATCCTGCTCAACTCGCCGCTCATCGCCGACCTGATCTTCAAGGGCCACGTCCACGAGATCAAGGAGATCATGGCCAAGTCCCGCGAACTCGGCATGCAGACCTTCGACCAGGCCCTGTTCGACCTCTACGAAGCCGGACTGATCTCCTACGAGGACGCGCTAAGAAACGCCGACAGCCTCAACGACCTACGCCTGCAGATCAAGCTGCACGGCCAGGAGGCCAAGGGGCGGGACATGATGGCGGGGTTGGATCATCTCGATATTGTTTAAGTCGTCGGGAGTGCAAAACAAAACGGGGTGTTTAGCACCCCATTTTGTCTTGTCAACGCCGGCTCGGTGCCGGCGTAGCCTCGCATCAAACTTGTTGTTAAACCTCTCTGCCAATTTGTTTGGCCTGATCTGTCGCGAGGCCTTCCTTCACGAACGCCTGCATTTTATTTGAGCCTGCTGGCATTAAACCTTCAGCTTGCATTGCGCCATACCAATTAACCAAAGCCTGTTTCATCCAATCCAGATTCTTGTTCCAGACGGGTCCCATGTGTTCGGCCCAAAGTTCCAGTTCCCGCACGGAGATATTCCGGTCCGGCGAGAGGACCTCAGCTGCATTGACTAGATTCTTCGCCAAAGTTTCATCCACCACTTCGGTTGGTCTCGACCAGTTTGTTTTTCCCAAGCAGTCCGTATAGAAGCCTATTTGCTTCATCGCATCCAATATATCTGGATG is from Thiobacillus denitrificans ATCC 25259 and encodes:
- a CDS encoding HPr family phosphocarrier protein, which produces MQQRDVEIVNKLGLHARPSARLTQLASSFKSNVFLSRNGRRVNAKSIMGVMMLAAAKGSTITVEAEGDDEQDAVDALAKLISDGFGEER
- the ptsP gene encoding phosphoenolpyruvate--protein phosphotransferase, coding for MSFSMHGIGVSGGIAIGYAHLASSARVEVPQYMLDHKYIKDELARFDEAILATRAELETLRSHIPANAPAELSAFLDMHLMFLGDSMIAEQPKRLIRETQCNAEWALAQQMEALVARFDEIDDPYLRSRQEDVVQVVQRVLKALMGHPSHLPLDVDFDSERILVAHELSPADMVIFKNVHFAAFVTDLGGTTSHTAILARSMGMPSVMALHNARGLIRDHDLLIVDGREGVVIVNPDESVLAEYRLRQNQWRIDTDKLKRLKTSKSATLDGTPVELMANIELLSDIDAVKAAGAHGIGLFRSEFLFLNRSDLPTEEEQYESYKAVAEALDGKPVTIRTLDLGADKQAPWGHTVADNPALGLRAIRLCLAEPGLFHTQLRAILRASAHGRVRMLIPMLANFVELRQTLQRIDEAKDSLRRDGLAFDEGIPVGGMVEVPAAALAASFFADQLDFLSIGTNDLIQYTLAIDRADDSVAHLYDPLHPAVLGLIQQTIRAGAKAGKPVAVCGEMAGDPLLTRLLLGLGLRTFSMHPASLLQVKQQILRSHLAELPALTQRLLKNTDPDRTLTLLGRLNG
- a CDS encoding dynamin family protein, with the translated sequence MSIHLEQEVAGYSARRMRLASAITDYADWLDRQHGIDAERTLRLADTASALRRDKLVVAFVAEFSRGKTELINALFFADHGQRLLPSDAGRTTMCPTELFASEDEPPSLSLLPIETRRRSESLARLKHQPIEWSRVLLDPNDPRQLQESLRKLTETKTIPAADAVELGLWDSEDASERHQLRADGTVEVPAWRYALVNFPHPLLQAGLTVLDTPGLNALGAEPELTLSVIPNAHAVIYLLATDSGVTRSDLEIWQKYVHRHANYHVAVLNKIDMLWDELKSDAEVQATIERQAEETARVLKLPRSRVFAVSAQKALSATIRGDAAVRARSGIESLEYLLAHQVIPARRDMLFNAVNREVNALLDESRVDLAARLKQYSDELILLTQLSGKNRELIEQTRATLQKEKDAYDATAEQFRTTRRMVQSQGEQLLAQLSDETLDGILKAGRAALEDSWTTRGLTNGIRELSDGMGKRLQQATQLSDNMLAALEKAYARFHRHHRLPKMQVPRLDLSAYRNRLDVLIRETEVFCTDPANLLLEKRFMIRRFYAGLAEEVRQAFKLARTEAERWLRIALDPLMTRIREHKHFLDARLANLQRILENMGTLHGRMAQIKDEINQLRQDKAELVRIAGDLAA
- a CDS encoding YggT family protein encodes the protein MIAGALTFLVQTLGNLFAIAVLLRFMMQLFRVPFRNSFAQFIVAVTDFAVKPLRRVVPGFGGLDWACLVAAFLAEFVVVLVSYWLDDFPFALAGGGVWPVMLGLAAVRLLSLTVYLVIGLTLVRALLSWINTHSPLMPVVYGLTEPFLAPLRRVVPMVANVDLTPLVLFIIAQLILMLPIMALERALLGAL
- the proC gene encoding pyrroline-5-carboxylate reductase, which codes for MHKVSFIGGGNVAAAIIGGLVASGTAPTDIEVVEINADARDKLATRFGVVTHTDLSQARLHALVVLAVKPQTLPEVAAALAQRLSGQLVVSIAAGVRVADLARWLGGHARIVRAMPNTPALVQAGITGLFAPDAVSQESRSQAESVLRAVGGVVWVDDEPQLDAVTAVSGSGPAYVFYFIESLEAAAEAQGLAPGVARQLALQTFFGATKLALESGEEPALLRQRVTSKGGTTERGLAALDAAGVKQAVGQAVDAASRRGAELGDELGRLA
- a CDS encoding YggS family pyridoxal phosphate-dependent enzyme; this encodes MNNGPFPSELEPAAGPGADSATARLQGVRGRIAAAAARAGRDPASVELLAVSKAFGAAAVRALAGAGQRAFGENYLQEALVKQAALADLALDWHFIGPIQSNKTRPIAENFGWVHSVDRLKIAQRLSAQRPLGLPPLNVCIEVNVSGEASKGGASPDALPELVEAVARLPGLRLRGMMTIPAPTHDFDAQRAAFRRLRELFDGLRERHALDTMSMGMSADLEAAILEGATIVRVGTALFGERKYPR
- a CDS encoding type IV pilus twitching motility protein PilT; this encodes MDISELLAFAVKNKASDLHLSSGLPPMIRVNGDIRRINLPPMEHKDVHRMVYDIMNDSQRKVYEETLEIDFSFEIPSLARFRVNAFNQQYGAGAVFRTIPSKVLTLEELNCPPIFKEIADQPRGIVLVTGPTGSGKSTTLAAMMDYVNENQYSHILTVEDPIEFVHQSKKCLINQREVGPHTLSFNNALRSALREDPDVILVGELRDLETIRLALTAAETGHLVFGTLHTSSAAKTIDRVVDVFPAAEKEMVRSMLSESLRAVISQTLLKTKDGTGRVAAHEIMVGTPAIRNLIRENKVAQMYSAIQTGGNLGMQTLDQNLQDLVRRNVIASNVARSAAQNKDAFML
- a CDS encoding PilT/PilU family type 4a pilus ATPase, yielding MNAEKTVHDLLRLMLAKNASDLFITAGFPPAIKVDGKITPVSNQSLTPAHTSELARSIMNDRQWKDFEATNESNFAISPPEIGRFRVNVFVQQGRVGIVMRTINTKIPKMEDLNLPPILRDVAMIKRGLVVFVGGTGTGKSTSLAAMVGYRNENDAGHIITVEDPIEYVHEHRKSIVSQREVGIDTDNWFSALKNTLRQAPDVILIGEIRDRETMEYAIAFAETGHLCLSTLHANSANQALDRIINFFPEEKRDQLLMDLSLNLKSFISQRLIPRKGSNGRVAAVEILLNSPLIADLIFKGHVHEIKEIMAKSRELGMQTFDQALFDLYEAGLISYEDALRNADSLNDLRLQIKLHGQEAKGRDMMAGLDHLDIV
- a CDS encoding AbiV family abortive infection protein, whose product is MSSADLLAPYRGPLTVEQVATGMNAATANARRLAQDARLLLANKRWPTAASLAALSIEESGKVVILRRFVTANTDDIKRLWKEYRTHTKKNINWILPELVAKGARRLEDFKPIVDSASDHPDILDAMKQIGFYTDCLGKTNWSRPTEVVDETLAKNLVNAAEVLSPDRNISVRELELWAEHMGPVWNKNLDWMKQALVNWYGAMQAEGLMPAGSNKMQAFVKEGLATDQAKQIGREV